The genomic interval AGATTTAGCTCATCGTTTGATGGCTCTCAAGCCTCATAAATCCCTAGATTTTCACAGAGGTCTCAAGGCTGTATCTACCCTCCAGTCTGCCTTATAGCTTTGTTGTCATCCCTTAAGGTCAAAACCAAACAAATTCCTGTTCAGTATCACCGATTTTTGATTGATGCTCAGATGAGACGCAATGAAGCAGACTACGATTTTCAGCCAAATATTGCGATCGATGAAGTTGAGCGATTAATTGAGCAGGCTGGTGAGATTGTAGATTTTACTCGGCAGTATTTTAAATAAGTTACCTCGTTTAAGTCGGGAGGAGATTGCAGAGGCGCTTTTAGATTTTGCGACGGTTGCTGATTTGGAAAGTTGGTTACAACAATCAAATGTTTAGCAAGGGTGATCATCGCGCTCTTTAGATTATTTACCTGCCGATCGAGCGAAGCTCGCTGCCAGAGGCAATCGCGCTTCTGCTGTTGTCTAAAAAGGCAAGT from Cyanobacteria bacterium GSL.Bin1 carries:
- a CDS encoding DUF4351 domain-containing protein encodes the protein MLLGSILNKLPRLSREEIAEALLDFATVADLESWLQQSNV